Part of the Girardinichthys multiradiatus isolate DD_20200921_A chromosome 14, DD_fGirMul_XY1, whole genome shotgun sequence genome is shown below.
GCTCTTTAATCATAGTGAGAACAACGCTCTCTTTCAGCCCCTTACGGAGCTGCTTCATTTGTGCTCTTCTCCGTTCAATGACCTATAAACATAAATTATCAATAAGTTTAAGTACAATTTAGATACAGTTgctggtggaaaaaaaaagacactatTACACTAGTGAATCTTTTTTACAATATACGTAGCATAATTTGGTTTGGTTGAActacttttattgttttttacccAATAAAAGGgttgagaattaaaaaaacGACATACAAGGAGGTAGCCTAACTAATGGGTGAAATTTGTATATGCAAAATttcatatatatgtgtgtgtgtgtgtgtgtgcatgtatatatatatgtggctatttcagcagcaaaaaaaaaaaaatagaataaatgacaaaaaaaagataaagtacTTAATTTCATTTATAATTATTCATATACCGCATGCTGTAGAATTTTCTCTGCCAACCACCTCCTGTTGTTATCGTTGATGGGAGGAAGATCCCAGCCAAAGGCTAAGTTGTTCACCTCACATCGTTCCTGTTCTCGCTGACTATCAAGCTGCAATTAATAAAGTAAGGCAACGGTATTTCACTTTTATGGTTTATGCTTTTATGTTAAGCACAAAGTAAACATATTTGCAAGAAAGCATAGGAATAATCAATTGAagtgaatttaaaaaacatttgtgtcatgaaaataaaaacaacttcacACACCACATCAAGGACATCTGTATCAGGGCAGTCAGCAAGCTCAAGTGCAGCAAACTCCTGATTACTTCCAACAATTAGCTGCAACATTGCTGGACTCAGTCCAGTCAATCGAGGGCCTCCATGAATAAAAGAATGTCCTATGGCACGTCCAGCTACTCGGAAAAGGTCTCCATCAATCAGGGCTTTGGAAGTGGATGGGACCTTGTGATCGCCTGTCCCATTGAACAGAAGAGTTCTGCCAGTGTTCTctgagagtaaaaaaaaaaaaacaaaagatacaAATAAAAGCTGATTTCTGCTGAGACAACATTATCCTGAGGTTTATCAATTGCAGTTCAAGGAAATATCTAGCTCTGATAATGATTTACATAGTGTCACACAAACAGATTTGGGTGAGTCAAAATACCAGACATGAGAGAAGACAATTTACAGTTAAAGAACACAATGCAATGTAATGCAGTTGTCAATTTGAGATCAATTTTGGGCTTTAGGGCCAACTAATCAGAGCCAATTCATCCAACCATTACTTGTGTTTGATtaaaattgtatgtttttttttacacaaaaaacaatacaataaacttattttaaaaCTCACCAAAGTCAAGGTTGAAACCAAACTGGATTTTTTCCATTACTATAGACAGGAAATGCTGTTTTACATCATCTCCAATAGCTGCATCACCTGAAATACAAGGACTTACCCTGTAGACTTAATAGGACTGTATATATAATGTAAGAGTCATTTTCAATAGGTTTTATTCATAGCTCGACAACTTTCCGAAGGTGCGCCTGATCATGGTTGTTATTGTGACTGCTGTGGTAAGGCACATCTGGATTAATCAATTTGGCatgtaatgtaaaacaaaaaaaataaaggagctGCTTTAATCTAAGGAAGTAGTGGAGCGGGGCATAAAGACTATTCAGCTAGTTAAAGTTTTTACTTCAGTTTTAAGTTGTAATCACTGTTCTTGTTAGAAATGTTgcagtaaaacacatttaatgaaAGATACCTACCAGTCAGTATAACAGAAAATGGGCTTGCCCAGTCAATTCCCGTTTTTTTGTAGAAAGTCAGAATCTCCCTTTCACGATCTTCCTCGGTGGATCCGAGGTCCAGCCTGGCAACCAATCCTGGCTTGAGTTCAGCATTGCTGAGCAAGTGATGGCAAAACATGTTGGCTGCCTTGTAAAAATCAGGCTCTGTTGTCCATTCTGAAAATCAATTAATTATaagtgaaaactggaaaaagatttattttttaaaagtttttttaggACAGCAGCTAAAAGTTCCTTCTATTTTGTAAGGACAATATAAATATCAGTACTTTTATCCATTAATTGTTTATGGTTATAAACAATAAGACAGTTGCACCTTCAGAGCTACTACTTTAATTTTCTTCAAGTGGATTTTGGTTGCTTGATGAGCTAGCAGCAGCTGAGGTTCCTGCCTGGGTATTCTCAAGGGTTTTGAATCTTGGAGTTATTTTTCCTTGGAGTGATAGCAGGACATTGTTAATACACTAAAGGAATCTAAAACATCAATAATAGTTCAGTGTGTGAGACactaataaaattaaatatttttttgggtCAACTGATGTTTTAGGAACATAAAATGTCTGTAGGACTTCACAATTTACACTATACAAATTCATGTATAAACAAGAAATATGTCTCACCTTTCACAACAGTCATTGTGGCCTTGAATCTCAGAGAAGCTAAATATCTCTGCACAGTAGACACATTCCACCAGTGGTCCAGTTGTTTGAGGAGTGGGGGTCAAACTGGGAGGATCCTGGCATAAATGAGACAATAGTAACAAATATCTTTTTGGAGTGGCCTTATGTAAATCACAGCTGCCCCCACTCCAAGTTCTTTGCTACACAGGCCTTCTGGAGTATACCCATTCTGTGGGCAAGGAATGATTTCCAAGACCTTGGACCTTGTAGAGCCCCGGCTCCGCAGGAGTTGAAACCGACCACAGTACTTCAGTTGTGGAAAGTTCAACTCTATGTGATCAGAAAAGTCAGATGCACCACAGTATttatctgagaaaaaaaaaggtattgtAACCAGTTTAGGggtaaaatgtaaacatttaactttattaCAACATCATGGTGTCCTAAAATTAGATAGCTGACcaatttttgacatttaaagtaTCACAGGTAAGGCATTGGTCTTACTGACTGATGGCCTCACAACTGGTCTAAATGTCAATAACCCCCTGCACTTATACTTTAATTTCTTTCTACTTTTAGTTAATTATGTCTTaatttagtttactttgtttcaagCACATGGCACATTACAGACAGAAAGCAATACACATGGGTTTTGTTTCATGTCCTTTTGTGTCCAGTTCAGTATGtctgttttgtcttttgttgGGCAGTTACATCATTAGTTTGTTCAGTAAACTCACTTTATATTAAGTTTGTATTTCTTGCGTTGGGTTCTGCTAACCCTAACCTCTTTTGGGTAAATAAAACCCCTTTTTTCAGTCAGATATTATTCAATACATACTTGTAGGCATACCTGGGAATGTGATTTTCCTTTCCCCTAATCCTGCCCTTTCAAGCGTTCTTTTTGCTGCTGCGGTTGGGATATCACTGTCCTTTCTTTTAGCCAGGCAGAAGAAAGCGTGAGTGTATGtggtctttttacattttttggtcATGGTGGCTAGTGAGGTTGACTTCCGTTGTACACCTCGTGCAGGGTAAGGACCAAACAACCTCAAAACCTCAGCTGGAAGAAATATGGGTTGGAAAGCAGAACATAAATTCAACTTAATTGAACTTtattttgaatatgttaaaaagaagaaacagaattaaaaataaaataaggataTAGTGTAGTTATACATAAACATACAAACATAAATGGTGAGATAAACATAGTCCAACATTTTTTTGATCAATTGATATTTTTTGCTTAACATTTTAATGCAGAACAGTAAGATTGCATGatgtaatttaatttctatCATGTTGAATTAATAGTAGAAAACGTATACAAATTTACAAGGGTCTTTGTTGACTGCAGCTTGTTAGAAGCCTAATGGCTCCAGGCATACACACTGATGTCAGACTTGCTGTTGTTGACACTTAAGTTAGTTGTTGAAACAAATGGTTGCTTCATTATATTCTACTGTAACTGTAACTTcagttaacaaaataaaaaaatcactgaTACTTGTCTGGCGGGCCCTAACACTCAACAACAGTGTATCGCGTTGACAtgacatcttaaaaaaaaaaaaaacgatctCACACGTGCATGTTAATTTGCTGGCTTTTCTTGGTAAAACCTTACCTCGAGCATTGTTACGGCGCTCAGGAGCATTCGGCGTTGCCACAGGTGCGTTGGAAGAAGGAACTTGTTCTAAAGCAGCAGCGGCCTCCCTCAGTAGTTCTGCCACTGTTTTGGTCATTGTGGTTGCTTACTCTGCGTCCAAATAGTCAGACCCACACCGGCAATTCAATCAGTTTTCccgcacgtttgcaatgtaatgcaatgcagacgtgcacagcgccccctaccgaacaagatgggtagctcggtcagcggGGAGCTGAGggagagcggctgctgacgtcactctgctgcgcccgcagctcggaatgctttttcgttttcgagttctgggcagtactttgcgggcagaccacgaaaacgaaaaacaatgtctttttcattttcattttcatttagtgaatgaatgagcagtcttgaagaagaaaattaaaatgcaaataggatgattgattactaattttatttatgagtcaaacaatgcagccacattcttaaaatgaaaaagcatttctggaaatgctttttcattttcaaattttacatttcaaattgaattttggtatctatttgctggggtacattttgaaaaataaatctcaaatgtttttttcattttaattaagtgaacgaatgagcagtcttgaagaagaaaatgcaaatgcaaataggatgattgattactaattttatttatgagtcaaataaAGCAGTttcatggtggtgcagttggtagcgctgttgccttgcagcaagaaggtcctgggttcgatgccagggtctttcagcatggagtttccatgtcctcctcgtgcatgcgtgggttctcaccaggttctccggcttcctcccacagcccaaagacatgcctgttaggttaattggtcactcaaaattgcccttaggtgtgtgtatggttgtttgtgtgttgccctgcgatggactggcgacctgtccagggtgtaccctgccttttgcccatagactgctggagataggcaccagctcccctgtgacccactatggaataagcggtagaaaatgactgactgacattatgTTAATTAAGTCGATGTACAAGTCCTCAATGAGCTGGGTAATGTACCAGTAGCATTTGCAATGCTGTTCACTTTAGTTTATGCACTCAATCTCAGCTACCCCCCCAGAGTGGAAATACACTTTCGAAGCTCTGCAGAAACTCATCATGGGGCTTGATGGACAGAGGTTGTCTAAGAAACAGCAGGTGCCGAAAACCCTACTTACgcattaatattttgttgggtAGCTGTTAGAGGTCTTCAACAATGAAAGTATCCCAGAGTCATGTTGGGGAGGCAGGTGGGGAGTCGTTCAGTCAATAttagtgttttaaaatgacagtctgtttttatgtttcaatgCTCCCAGTTGTTGCAAAAAGCCTTCTGTTCCGTGTTAATCTATTTCTGTGTTAACAATGCTTCAAATTGTTGCCTTGTTTGAATTTGAAGGACATGTGTATGAGTATTTCAGActatttttccattaaaaaagaaagatgacaaTAGGTAAATCTGTTTAATctgattttgaattttaaaattagACTGAATTTTTAGCATTGCATATTATAGCATtgaaatactcgtactcgtcatcttctgcttcatccgggaccgggttgcgggggcagcagactcagcagagacacccagacgtccctctctccagacacctcctccagctcctccgggggaacccaaggcgttcccaggccagccgagagacatagtccctccagcgtgtcctgggccttctcccggtgggacttgcctggaacacctcccgaggaaggcgtccaggaggcatctggtatagatgcccgagccacctcaactggctcctcaccctatctctaagggagtgctcggccaccctacggaggaagctcatttcagccgcttgtatccgggatctcgttctttcggtcatgacccaaaattcatggccataggtgagggtaggaatgtagaccgaccggtaaatcgagagcttcgcttttcggctcagctctctcttcaccacaatggaccggcacagcgcccccattactgcggcagccgcaccgatccatctgtcgatctcccgccccatttttccctcacccgtgaacaagaccccgagatatttaaactcctccacttgaggcaggaactcccctccaacctgaagaggacaagccacccttttccggtcgagaaccatggcctcggacttggaggagctgatcttcgtcccagccgcttcacactcggctgcgaaccgccccagcgcatgctgtaggttcTGGCAAGttcaggaccacgtcatccgcaaaaagaagagacgaaatcctctggtccccaaaccggaccccctccggcccttggctgtgcctagaaatcctgtccataaaagttatgaacaggaccggtgacaaagggcagccctgccggagtccaacgtgcatcgggaacaggtccgacttagtgccggcaatgcggaccaaactcctgctccgcttgtacagggaccggatggcccctaataaagccCTGAGTACCCTaattgaggtactcagggcagatctcatccaaccctgaagccttgccactgtggagcttttAAACCACcgcggtgacttcagcctgggtgatggagtccaaccctgagtccccagcctctgcttccaccagggaatgcgtgacggcaggattgaggagatcctcaaagtactccttccacggcccgagtttttgcctctgccacagctcgggccgcggcacgcttggcctcacagtacctgtcagccgcctcaggagtcccacaagccaaccacagccgatggGACCCTTCAGCTTACTGCCGGTGtgcaccaccgggttcggggattgctgccaccacagaacttacagccgcagctacgggcggcagcatcgacaatagatgcggagaacatggtccactcggactctgtctccaacatcccccaaaatctggtcaaagttctcccggaggtgggagttgaatgtcacatgcctcgattttgtggtcctcatgaaggtgtcttgaactgctctttttctgacccgtcacctacagcctgtttgccatgggagaccctatcaggggcatttaagccccagacaacatcctcgaggatcattcgagcacttaAACCcttccaccacgttaaggtggcggttcatgGTTGAAGTAGTGTATCTGAatttttttacactgaaatTAAACCTTCCTATCTTTATTAGTGAATTTTCACCtgtatttttcagtattttcatattcaaaatcaaaattaaatttttttttaaaatgacattGAACTAAATGAAGTTTGTGAAAATACAAAGTTTAGATTTCAGTTGCTAAATTTTAGAGACGCCAAATTCAACCAGCAAAATTCAGCATCAAAATACAACGTCTTAAATTTATGAAAACAGCTGACATTCTAGATCAAGTCAAACCAATATCCAGCCTGTTTATTAGGTCTTAatgtaaaacaaaccaaaattgTGTCAGCGTTGCTGGAGATGATAGCTGACTAACAGAAACAGCTGGACAGATGAGTTACCAGCTGTTCACTTTATAGAAAACAGTTTTACATGAAACCCTGATGAAAAGGCTGGATATTGGTTCAACTTTATCTATAATCTATTGCTTTTCCCTGGGATCTCAGCTGtttcaaattgaatttcagactgCATATTTCAATACTGAATTCTGCCGGTTAAATTTGACTGCTTGTTAGAATTTCTAttagaattattttatttaaatttttttgaaaCATGAAATTTTGATTCTGAATATGAAAATAGTGAAGCATTGCTATTGAAAATTTGAAGCAGTAAATTCAGGGTAAAAGCAATTCAGGTACACAATTTCAATGCATTAATATTCACTGGTAACAATTCTACttcatttttaattcaaaatcaGATGAAACAGATTTACGCCATAAATAGAGGGCTCTGTAGTATATATGGATTATACTTATACtacttatatatggatcaattggttaattggttgatccatactggttgtacacggcgctctgtcaaaatgtttcagtacgactggtaaactgcaaagccgcaccgcttgcagcattacggctaccgtagtcaggggcgtcgccgaagtaatagcggtaaacacctgtactgtgcttactcctagtccaacaccacttgtgtgtgtataacgtttgaatgtactgttgcaggaattgcctgaactatatgtgattagatgctcagtgtgtggggtgtatgtttcgtgtgtgtgtatggaagatgttgacattactcctccggacagaggtggcgctgtgtgctgccgtagctgagaatcaagagtgaaggagtgacgtcggtattattgtgtgtgtggggtgggtagagacggcgaccggagcagcggtgtatgagtctttaagccctgtgtttttacgtgctgcaaagtcattaaaaagaaccccgaatctcgtcaacaactcagtgttttgatgctgtttcttcatgctcaactcagcaacgtatgagtgagggagttaaccccgaggaaactagtaacttcggccctggagaaagcgtctcccctgtgtcatcagactacggtcaggggacagaaacaggaaaggttaacagtactaacgtttgatttagtgcatcaaactgtttcttttacgtgtttactgaatcagggaaaagttccctttcacgttttaactaacgtttgatttcaacttcaacttcatagactccaatgcattcctaacgtgcggttggctctattcaatagatttctatgtagaggagaccttaccatgagagtgaatggagttattagaacgctggtttgtagtgtattaataaagtttgactgactgacttatctgactgttttgttgacattctctttagcacagctccatctagtggatgcataacgcaactccagtcaaacgtttgactgcagtagcttctattctatgcgccttataatccggtgcgccttatagtgtggaaaatacggtaattaaaATCAGTTAAAGTTACTTGTTCAGCCACAGATTATGGTAGGAACATCATTGAAACAAAATACTGTCATTATTACAAGCTGAAAGTAACATTAATACAACAATATGACTGATTGCCAAAGAGAAAACTAGCAGGAATAGTCTAGGAATAACAATTTTAAATGATCGTGATgatatttctcttttttgccCTGATCTAGCACCCCTGTGTTAGTTGATTAAAAGTATTCCTTCACCAACCTGGGTTATGATGTGAACAAATATGCTCAATTAAATGTACCAACAACCATTTTCAAAAAGGAACAGTTTTTCAAATTACAGATGGAAATCAGGTTGCAAGT
Proteins encoded:
- the LOC124880075 gene encoding uncharacterized protein LOC124880075, with protein sequence MFCHHLLSNAELKPGLVARLDLGSTEEDREREILTFYKKTGIDWASPFSVILTGDAAIGDDVKQHFLSIVMEKIQFGFNLDFENTGRTLLFNGTGDHKVPSTSKALIDGDLFRVAGRAIGHSFIHGGPRLTGLSPAMLQLIVGSNQEFAALELADCPDTDVLDVLDSQREQERCEVNNLAFGWDLPPINDNNRRWLAEKILQHAVIERRRAQMKQLRKGLKESVVLTMIKERPALAEVLFPKSAEQVMDSQTILKRIIWPMPDSEDEDDHSNVEETCLVTGFLRDYIEKGTTTTPEVLDRLEYTFMLKYLQKLLCQSLQPASQR